The following are encoded in a window of Cygnus olor isolate bCygOlo1 chromosome 21, bCygOlo1.pri.v2, whole genome shotgun sequence genomic DNA:
- the LZIC gene encoding protein LZIC, producing MASRGTTETTKLKQNLEEQLDRLMQQLQDLEECREELDADEYEETKKETLEQLSEINDSLKKIMSGDMTLVDELSGMQLAIQAAISQAFKTPEVIRMFAKKQPRQLRTRLAEMDRDLMVGKLGRDLYTQQKVEILTALRKLGEKLTPDEETFLSANAGAALSQFEKVSTDLGSGDKVFALASFEVEKAKQ from the exons atggctTCAAGAGGAACAACAGAGACCACTAAACTAAAACAGAACTTGGAAGAGCAGTTGGATAGGCTAATGCAGCAGCTTCAAGATCTGGAGGAATGCAG AGAGGAACTAGATGCAGATGAgtatgaagaaacaaagaaagaaactctAGAACAGCTGAGTGAGATCAATGACTCACTGAAGAAGATTATGTCTGGAGATATGACTTTGGTGGATGAGCTCAGTGGCATGCAACTG GCAATACAAGCAGCCATCAGCCAAGCATTTAAAACTCCAGAAGTAATTAGAATGTTTGCAAAGAAACAACCAAGGCAATTGAGGACAAGGTTGGCAGAG ATGGACAGAGACTTAATGGTTGGGAAATTGGGACGAGACCTATACACGCAACAGAAAGTTGAAATCCTGACTGCCCTCAGAAAGCTTGGTGAGAAG CTGACACCTGATGAGGAGACCTTCTTGTCAGCAAATGCTGGTGCAGCCCTGAGCCAGTTTGAGAAAGTCTCCACTGACCTTG gaTCAGGAGACAAAGTTTTTGCTCTAGCAAGTTTTGAagtagaaaaggcaaaacaatgA